From Amia ocellicauda isolate fAmiCal2 chromosome 12, fAmiCal2.hap1, whole genome shotgun sequence, a single genomic window includes:
- the LOC136765041 gene encoding IgGFc-binding protein-like: protein MVSGDNVTVLRQEVGFVRVNGLKSPLPLSLSSGGMRLSQRGWSVAVETNFSLSLLYNWDQLVVVTLPSFYADVCGLCGNNNGDPSDDLETPDGSQASIPAFSWSWKVDNGDPSCQADCSGPCVSCKPYIASRYSTDSFCGLLSSKDGPFGGCNAVVNPNIYDKICVNDLCINDGNQTFLCRAVEAYAAACQIKGLDTLDWRNRTRCYLQCPMFSHYEPCGSSCTATCANPNAPSGCQSSCVESCQCDVGFLLSADECVPRGQCGCSYQGSYYPANYTFWADDQCQQRCTCDPQTNQLTCTQSSCKPLESCGLVGGVRGCQAIAVQSCLSEGGRHYVTFDGLAYDFQGSCVYHLAVLCSLSTNLTAFAVQIFKGIEDTAAVTVIIHMYGVAMEISSDRSGKIKVDGVFKDLPYNLNTDQVMLYDTGLLVFMQTNFGLSLTLDVHNRLTLAVPSVYSGSLCGLCGNYNGNSTDDLTTRNGQLAADPFEFGKSWKARDVPGCVDGCKGPCAVCSETQKQMFLGTGYCGKLTDPAGPFRDCHGTVDPARILQNCVSDACVHKSIQYVLCQSFAYYVAACQDLGAKVYKWRTSSFCTSSQDLWHTSELHTASTAK, encoded by the exons GTGAATGGCCTGAAAAGTCCCCTGCCCCTCTCGCTGTCATCTGGGGGGATGAGGCTGTCCCAGAGAGGGTGGTCTGTGGCTGTGGAAACTAACTTCAGCCTGTCTTTGTTGTACAACTGGGACCAGCTCGTGGTGGTCACTCTGCCTAGCTTCTACGCAGATGTCTGTGGGCTGTGTGGCAACAACAATGGGGACCCCAGTGACGACCTGGAGACTCCCGACGGCTCCCAAGCCAGCATCCCCGCATTCAGTTGGAGCTGGAAGGTTGACAACGGGGACCCCTCCTGCCAGGCAGACTGCAGCGGCCCCTGCGTGTCCTGCAAGCCCTACATCGCCAGCCGCTACTCCACAGATTCATTTTGTGGCCTGCTAAGCTCCAAGGATGGGCCCTTTGGTGGCTGCAATGCAGTGGTTAACCCCAACATCTATGACAAGATCTGCGTGAACGACCTGTGCATCAATGATGGCAACCAGACCTTCCTCTGCAGGGCTGTGGAGGCCTACGCTGCCGCCTGTCAGATAAAGGGGCTCGACACCCTGGACTGGAGGAACCGTACTCGGTGTT ACCTGCAGTGTCCGATGTTCAGCCACTATGAACCCTGCGGCTCTTCCTGCACAGCGACCTGTGCCAACCCTAATGCCCCCTCCGGGTGCCAGTCCAGCTGTGTGGAGAGCTGCCAGTGCGATGTTGGTTTTCTGCTCAGCGCGGATGAGTGTGTGCCCCGGGGACAGTGCGGCTGCTCCTACCAGGGCTCCTACTACCCAGCCAACTACACTTTCTGGGCGGATGACCAGTGCCAACAGAGATGTACTTGTGACCCCCAGACTAACCAGCTGACCTGCACCCAGTCTTCCTGCAAACCCCTGGAGAGCTGTGGGCTGGTGGGCGGGGTGCGAGGGTGCCAGGCCATTGCAGTACAATCTTGTTTGTCTGAAGGGGGAAGGCACTATGTCACCTTCGATGGTCTTGCCTATGACTTCCAGGGCTCCTGCGTTTACCACCTGGCAGTTCTGTGCTCCCTCAGCACCAACCTGACTGCTTTCGCAGTGCAGATTTTCAAAGGGATTGAAGACACGGCTGCAGTCACAGTGATCATCCACATGTACGGTGTCGCCATGGAGATCAGTAGTGACCGTAGTGGAAAGATCAAG GTGGATGGTGTCTTCAAAGACCTGCCCTACAACCTGAACACAGACCAGGTGATGCTGTACGACACGGGGCTGCTTGTATTCATGCAGACTAATTTTGGCCTGTCTCTGACCCTGGATGTACACAACCGGCTTACCCTTGCAGTGCCCAGTGTGTACTCTGGCTCCCTATGTGGACTGTGTGGGAATTATAATGGCAACTCCACAGATGACCTGACAACCCGAAATGGACAGCTGGCTGCAGACCCGTTTGAGTTTGGGAAAAGCTGGAAGGCACGAGATGTGCCGGGCTGTGTGGACGGCTGCAAGGGCCCCTGTGCTGTTTGCAGTGAGACGCAGAAGCAGATGTTCTTGGGCACTGGCTACTGTGGGAAGCTTACCGACCCCGCGGGGCCCTTCAGAGATTGCCATGGCACAGTGGATCCTGCCAGGATCCTTCAGAACTGCGTGTCTGATGCCTGTGTGCACAAGAGCATCCAGTATGTACTGTGCCAGTCTTTTGCCTATTATGTGGCTGCCTGTCAGGATCTGGGAGCCAAGGTGTACAAATGGAGGACTTCATCATTCTGCA CTTCAAGCCAAGATCTCTGGCACACCTCCGAGCTCCACACAGCCTCCACAGCAAAGTGA